A segment of the Microvirgula aerodenitrificans DSM 15089 genome:
GTCGAGGACTCGTTCCTGCTGACCGGCGCCGCGCTGAAGGACCCGCGCACCTCGCTGGCCATCGAGGGCGAACTGCTCGACATCCTGCAGGTGTGACGTCCGGCCGGCGCGTCAGTCGGCACGCCGCAGCGTGACCCAGGTCGTCACCGCCAGAATCACGGCACCGCCGGCCAGCATGCGCAGGCCGGGGATCTCACTGAACAGCAGCCAGGCCAGCGCAATGCCGTAGACCGGTTCCAGCGCGGCTATGACGGCAGCGGTACGCGCCGGCACCGTCTGCAGGCTGGCAATGAACAGGCAGTGCGCCAGCGCCGTGAACACCACCCCGAGCACGGCCACGATCAGCCACTGATCCGGCGGTGCAGCCAGCAGCACCGGCAGGCCCAGCGGCGCCAGCATCAATGCGGCCACCCCGTTCTGCCACAGCGCCACCCGTACTGCACCCAGTTGCGACAGCCGGCGGTTGGCGATGGCCAGCAGCGCGAACAGCGCGCCGGACAGGATCGCCCAGGCCAGGCCCTGGGTCGCCTGGTCGCGCCAGTCGAACGATGGCGTGACCAGCACCAGGCCCAGCGTGATCAGGGCCACCATCCAGCGCTCGGCTGGCGGCAGCGGTCGCCGGTCCAGCCAGGACTCCAGCCCGGCGACAAACAGCGGGAA
Coding sequences within it:
- a CDS encoding DMT family transporter, which produces MPQFSQRHFLFLHFSVLLFGASGLFGKLIVGGATLTVFGRTSFAAVALLLFAVLTRRSLRVDARSAGGLALCGVLLAVHWWTFFHAIAVSSVAIGLLGFASFPLFVAGLESWLDRRPLPPAERWMVALITLGLVLVTPSFDWRDQATQGLAWAILSGALFALLAIANRRLSQLGAVRVALWQNGVAALMLAPLGLPVLLAAPPDQWLIVAVLGVVFTALAHCLFIASLQTVPARTAAVIAALEPVYGIALAWLLFSEIPGLRMLAGGAVILAVTTWVTLRRAD